A window from Hirundo rustica isolate bHirRus1 chromosome 25, bHirRus1.pri.v3, whole genome shotgun sequence encodes these proteins:
- the TENT5B gene encoding terminal nucleotidyltransferase 5B, which translates to MLEAAAAGAAPGGAEQRGSRFSVLTWEQVQRLDQILGEAVPIHGRGNFPTLSVRPRTIVQVVRSRLEKKGITVHNVRLNGSAASHVLHQDSGLGYKDLDLIFGVDLKTEDVFQLVKDVVMDCLLDFLPEGVNKDKITPMTLKEAYVQKLVKVCNETDRWSLISLSNNSGKNVELKFVDSLRRQFEFSVDSFQIILDSLLLFGECSENPMAENFHPTVTGESMYGDFEEAMEHLRSRVIATRNPEEIRGGGLLKYCNLLVRGFKPKSEVDMKALQRYMCSRFFIDFSDIGEQLRKLECYLQSHFVGMESNRYDYLMTLHRVVNESTVCLMGHERRQTLNLIAMLAVRVLAEQNIIPTVTNVTCYYQPAPYVSEINFNYYVTHVQPFLPCNQSYPTWLPCN; encoded by the exons ATGctggaggcggcggcggcgggggccgctCCGGGCGGCGCGGAGCAACGCGGGAGCCGCTTCAGCGTCCTGACGTGGGAGCAGGTGCAGCGCCTGGACCAGATCCTGGGGGAGGCCGTGCCCATCCACGGCCGCGGCAACTTCCCCACGCTGTCGGTGCGGCCGCGCACCATCGTGCAG GTTGTCCGTAGCCgtctggagaagaaaggaatCACAGTCCACAACGTCAGGCTGAATGGCTCAGCAGCCAGCCACGTCCTGCACCAGGACAGCGGCTTGGGCTACAAGGACCTGGACCTCATTTTCGGGGTGGATCTGAAGACCGAAGACGTTTTCCAGTTGGTTAAAGACGTGGTCATGGATTGCCTGCTCGACTTCCTCCCCGAAGGCGTCAACAAGGACAAGATCACGCCCATGACGCTGAAGGAGGCCTATGTGCAGAAGCTGGTGAAGGTGTGCAACGAGACCGACCGCTGGAGCCTCATCTCGCTCTCCAACAACAGCGGCAAGAACGTGGAGCTCAAGTTCGTGGACTCTCTGCGGCGCCAGTTCGAGTTCAGCGTGGACTCCTTCCAGATCATCCTGGACTCGCTGCTGCTCTTCGGGGAGTGCTCGGAGAACCCCATGGCCGAGAACTTCCACCCCACGGTCACCGGGGAGAGCATGTACGGGGACTTCGAGGAGGCCATGGAGCACCTGCGCAGCCGCGTCATCGCCACCAGGAACCCCGAGGAGATCCGCGGCGGGGGGCTCCTCAAGTACTGCAACCTCCTGGTCAGGGGCTTCAAGCCCAAGTCGGAGGTGGATATGAAGGCGCTGCAGAGGTACATGTGCTCCAGGTTTTTCATAGACTTCTCTGACATCGGcgagcagctgaggaagctggagTGTTACCTGCAGAGCCACTTTGTGGGCATGGAGAGCAACAGATATGACTATTTGATGACCCTGCACAGGGTGGTCAACGAGAGCACGGTCTGCCTCATGGGACACGAGAGGAGGCAGACCCTGAACCTCATTGCCATGCTGGCTGTGAGGGTCCTGGCTGAGCAGAACATCATCCCCACCGTCACAAACGTTACCTGCTACTACCAGCCAGCCCCTTATGTCAGTGAAATAAACTTCAACTACTACGTGACCCACGTGCAGCCCTTCCTGCCTTGCAATCAGTCTTACCCCACGTGGCTTCCCTGTAACTGA